Proteins co-encoded in one Meiothermus sp. genomic window:
- a CDS encoding S-layer homology domain-containing protein: MRILSFVMALVTAWSLALPLDVPHDHWAATAVDEVVKRGWLQGYPGGTFRGEVALDRYQLAATLARVLADSPLPVREAEVRFKDVKPNHWALPGIRRMVGEGLVQGFPDQTYRGTSVLTRYQLAVVLDKLVQNLGITFLAKTMRPGDLAAGHWAEAAVLRVIALDILPLGSDGLFRGTDSVNRYQMARALWRIGQLIVAPQSSAEPTPAEPRVATGQNSTPAQASRQTTGQASAPQADAPLSRVQEVQPPAAQESIVLADISTVPLPGEWSGVELEASLVHVGQAQQNGRAWATFKHNDLRATGLLRLEEKPVLEAFYPLNEAVAVSSEGWAWLEGGQKLMHVDFKTQKARYFGPIGQNGSREALPPVFALGVEQGLLGGVALDESRNYLALINGRPLCLPSCEKASSSTVLRLVLLGLNPDGLFAEYAYMLEAPGNRVVGLAWPKPRLLLVHEHDGQKSRIYAVDLNQADDLAFTEWDSPEAGLEIKPQIKPLPKKLVLEVALEQPKGLAIVSPSEAITAQKGLLRLKLEKPLW, from the coding sequence ATGAGGATTTTATCTTTTGTAATGGCTCTTGTAACGGCTTGGAGTCTGGCTTTGCCTCTGGACGTGCCCCACGATCACTGGGCGGCAACGGCGGTGGACGAGGTGGTCAAACGGGGGTGGCTGCAAGGCTACCCTGGCGGCACTTTTCGGGGCGAGGTGGCGCTGGATCGCTACCAACTGGCCGCCACCCTGGCCAGGGTACTGGCCGATAGCCCGTTGCCTGTGCGGGAAGCAGAGGTGCGCTTCAAGGATGTCAAGCCCAACCACTGGGCTTTACCTGGAATCCGGCGGATGGTAGGGGAGGGGCTGGTACAGGGTTTTCCTGATCAAACCTACCGAGGCACATCGGTGCTGACCCGTTATCAGCTAGCAGTGGTGCTCGATAAACTTGTCCAGAACCTGGGGATAACCTTCCTAGCCAAAACCATGCGCCCCGGCGACCTGGCCGCTGGTCACTGGGCCGAGGCAGCTGTGTTGCGGGTGATTGCGCTGGATATCCTACCCTTGGGATCGGATGGTCTGTTTAGGGGTACTGATTCCGTCAATCGCTACCAGATGGCAAGGGCCTTGTGGCGTATCGGTCAGTTGATAGTTGCGCCCCAATCCTCGGCTGAACCGACCCCAGCCGAACCCAGGGTAGCTACAGGGCAAAATTCAACACCGGCGCAAGCCTCAAGGCAAACCACAGGACAAGCCTCGGCGCCGCAAGCAGATGCGCCCCTTAGCCGGGTTCAGGAAGTCCAGCCACCTGCGGCCCAGGAAAGCATCGTTTTGGCTGATATAAGCACCGTTCCCTTGCCGGGGGAATGGTCTGGGGTAGAGCTCGAGGCCAGCTTAGTGCATGTCGGACAGGCCCAGCAAAATGGCCGGGCTTGGGCAACCTTCAAACACAACGACCTGCGCGCCACTGGACTGTTGCGGCTCGAAGAAAAACCGGTTCTCGAAGCTTTTTATCCGCTAAACGAGGCGGTGGCGGTTTCCAGTGAGGGCTGGGCCTGGCTCGAGGGCGGGCAAAAACTGATGCATGTTGACTTCAAAACCCAAAAGGCCCGTTATTTTGGTCCCATTGGGCAAAATGGCTCCCGGGAAGCCCTGCCACCGGTCTTTGCTCTCGGCGTAGAACAGGGTCTTCTGGGTGGCGTAGCCCTGGATGAAAGCCGCAACTATCTGGCCCTCATCAACGGGCGTCCGTTGTGCCTCCCTAGCTGCGAAAAAGCCTCGAGTTCAACAGTACTTCGTCTGGTGCTGCTGGGCCTTAACCCCGACGGCCTATTTGCGGAGTATGCCTACATGCTCGAGGCCCCGGGTAACCGTGTGGTGGGACTGGCCTGGCCCAAGCCACGGCTTCTTTTGGTGCACGAGCATGACGGCCAGAAAAGCCGGATTTACGCAGTGGATCTCAATCAGGCCGACGACCTGGCTTTTACCGAGTGGGATAGCCCGGAAGCGGGTTTAGAGATAAAGCCACAGATAAAGCCGCTGCCCAAGAAGCTCGTGCTCGAGGTCGCCCTGGAGCAACCCAAAGGGCTGGCCATCGTGAGCCCAAGCGAGGCCATAACGGCCCAGAAGGGCCTGCTGCGCCTGAAGCTCGAGAAGCCCCTGTGGTAG